The window CCTTGTAAAACCCAATCTCTTTCTTGCTGTGTCTTGTCACCATGTATACAAACAGCTGGCCAACCATCTCTCTTCATTTTTCTGGTTATTTCATCCACCCTCCGTTTCGTTTCAATAAATACTATGgttttattttcactttcagccattatttcttttaaaagtgTACTTAATCTGCGGAAAgcgaaaagaaatttataagaTATTAGattctaaattttctacttttcttttTAGCAACttacttattttctttttcgtaaTCTTGGCATACATCGATGATTTGTAATATATTATGATTTGCAGCTAATTGTAAAGATCCAACATTTATTTGAGCATAATCTTTTAGAAAATCTTCGGCTAAGTTCTTCACTTCTTTAGGCCATGTAGCAGACCACATTAACGTCTGTCGGTCTGGCCTAATTTGCtctataatttttctaatttgagGTTCAAATCCCATATCTAACATTCTGTCTGCTTCATCCAGTACCAAATAGGTACACCTTTTTAAATTTGTCCGTCCTGATTCGAGGAAATCTAATAATCTACCTGGTGTAGCTATCACAATTTCTACACCTCCGTCCAAATCTCTAGCTTGAGCACCTTTCGGTGCTCCGCCGTACAGACAAGTATTTCTAATGCCTGAAGTATGGCCAAAATCATCAGCAACTTGCTGAATTTGTTGGGCAAGTTCTCGAGTAGGAGCTAATACCAACGCGATAGGTCCATCTTTTCGACCTAATTTCGGCTGACTATTGATATGAACAATTGCAGGCAATATATAGGACAATGTTTTTCCAGAACCAGTTGATGCAATTCCGACCATGTCTCTTCCGCTTAAAGCAATTGGCCAACCTTGTGCTTGTATCGATGTAGGCTCTGTAAAACCTTGCCGtctgaaatgataaaaatttcagtcATTTTTACCAGAAGGaacaatctttttattttaacaattctaataattttttattaagttttatcatttcaaaaAGTAAGTGGAGAAGAATTGAGGTTTCTTTTTCATATATCTTTCATCTTATTTAAGATAAATGAAGTTCAAAGGGGAATACAATTTTGGTTCCATTCTTACTTGATCTGATGGAAGTTAAGTTTCCAGACTAAGCAAGTTTTAAGTTGTGACGCTATTCTTGATGATGAACATTATCATCACATACTGGATACTTGTTCTAGACTTAAGAAACAAATTCTAATATCACCATGATAAAATAACTGCTCTTTGTAGCTACTACATTCAGTCTGCTTCTATTATGAGAACATTGTTCCTCCAATAATACTTACTTTATTTCTTTTAGAACATAGTCTGGAAAACCTGTTTCTTCAAATGTGAATACTGGATTGGGTATATTTTTTCCCTTTAGCGTAATCTCTTTTTCACTTCTATATTGTTCAACTATCCGTGGGTCACGATTCTGAACCGCATCGTTTGGTACATAAAAATCTTTCTTAAAAGGTTCTAATCTACTCAGATCCCATCTGGGTTTCCTTAAGTTTGCTCCAGGTTGTCCACGGCTGTTTCTACCGCCTCCTCTATCTCTGCCTCCACTATTACCCCAGGTTCTTCTATCCCTTGGTGATCTACTACGAGATCTACTGCGTGATCTGCGTCTCCTATCTCTATCACGGCTACgactaaaataaaagaaattgttaGTTTAGAAGTATGCATTAAATCCATTCAGTTAGCTCGAAGCAATAGATTACTCTATGCTATGCATTAACTACTTTTGTATTAACATCCCATGAAgtttatctcaaagaagtgTGGAAGGTTATAACCATTATAAGAACAGTGGATATCTTAAGATTCTCTCAGGGTTGagtttattttttgtttgtttctttccaGAGCATTTGCTATACTTTATAAACGATAATAATATATTTGCATTCCTCTCAAATGTGTTATACCAGTGCTGAACACTGGGCATATTGATAAGATACATCCGTATATCTATATACATGTGTATGGCTTACCTCCTGTAGCGACCCATATTCAGTTTCTTCTCAGTTTTCCTCTACTGTGATACAATGTTATCCTGTCAATAATAATTACTTAAGTATAAAAAAACGTGATATACTACGTAAGTTGTGAAACTTAAATCCAATCAAAAGACGCAAATGAAAGCGGCTTCCATACCACTAACGACACAATCATAAGGAAGAAGA of the Osmia lignaria lignaria isolate PbOS001 chromosome 7, iyOsmLign1, whole genome shotgun sequence genome contains:
- the LOC117609624 gene encoding putative ATP-dependent RNA helicase DDX17 isoform X3, with protein sequence MGRYRSRSRDRDRRRRSRSRSRSRSPRDRRTWGNSGGRDRGGGRNSRGQPGANLRKPRWDLSRLEPFKKDFYVPNDAVQNRDPRIVEQYRSEKEITLKGKNIPNPVFTFEETGFPDYVLKEIKRQGFTEPTSIQAQGWPIALSGRDMVGIASTGSGKTLSYILPAIVHINSQPKLGRKDGPIALVLAPTRELAQQIQQVADDFGHTSGIRNTCLYGGAPKGAQARDLDGGVEIVIATPGRLLDFLESGRTNLKRCTYLVLDEADRMLDMGFEPQIRKIIEQIRPDRQTLMWSATWPKEVKNLAEDFLKDYAQINVGSLQLAANHNILQIIDVCQDYEKENKLSTLLKEIMAESENKTIVFIETKRRVDEITRKMKRDGWPAVCIHGDKTQQERDWVLQDFRSGKAPILVATDVAARGLDVEDVKFVINFDYPSCSEDYVHRIGRTGRRQKTGTAYTFFTPNNSNKANDLIQVLKEANQVINPKLLELADNKSGGYGRHRGGRNRWRSRGGRNGKDRSYSRSRSRSHSREHNGRGNRRSYSRSYSRSRSPVSNRTENLYVCRSYR
- the LOC117609624 gene encoding putative ATP-dependent RNA helicase DDX17 isoform X2, yielding MLIQNRSRDRDRRRRSRSRSRSRSPRDRRTWGNSGGRDRGGGRNSRGQPGANLRKPRWDLSRLEPFKKDFYVPNDAVQNRDPRIVEQYRSEKEITLKGKNIPNPVFTFEETGFPDYVLKEIKRQGFTEPTSIQAQGWPIALSGRDMVGIASTGSGKTLSYILPAIVHINSQPKLGRKDGPIALVLAPTRELAQQIQQVADDFGHTSGIRNTCLYGGAPKGAQARDLDGGVEIVIATPGRLLDFLESGRTNLKRCTYLVLDEADRMLDMGFEPQIRKIIEQIRPDRQTLMWSATWPKEVKNLAEDFLKDYAQINVGSLQLAANHNILQIIDVCQDYEKENKLSTLLKEIMAESENKTIVFIETKRRVDEITRKMKRDGWPAVCIHGDKTQQERDWVLQDFRSGKAPILVATDVAARGLDVEDVKFVINFDYPSCSEDYVHRIGRTGRRQKTGTAYTFFTPNNSNKANDLIQVLKEANQVINPKLLELADNKSGGYGRHRGGRNRWRSRGGRNGKDRSYSRSRSRSHSREHNGRGNRRSYSRSYSRSRSPVSNRTEVIGKSYWSSER
- the LOC117609624 gene encoding putative ATP-dependent RNA helicase DDX17 isoform X4 gives rise to the protein MGRYRSRSRDRDRRRRSRSRSRSRSPRDRRTWGNSGGRDRGGGRNSRGQPGANLRKPRWDLSRLEPFKKDFYVPNDAVQNRDPRIVEQYRSEKEITLKGKNIPNPVFTFEETGFPDYVLKEIKRQGFTEPTSIQAQGWPIALSGRDMVGIASTGSGKTLSYILPAIVHINSQPKLGRKDGPIALVLAPTRELAQQIQQVADDFGHTSGIRNTCLYGGAPKGAQARDLDGGVEIVIATPGRLLDFLESGRTNLKRCTYLVLDEADRMLDMGFEPQIRKIIEQIRPDRQTLMWSATWPKEVKNLAEDFLKDYAQINVGSLQLAANHNILQIIDVCQDYEKENKLSTLLKEIMAESENKTIVFIETKRRVDEITRKMKRDGWPAVCIHGDKTQQERDWVLQDFRSGKAPILVATDVAARGLDVEDVKFVINFDYPSCSEDYVHRIGRTGRRQKTGTAYTFFTPNNSNKANDLIQVLKEANQVINPKLLELADNKSGGYGRHRGGRNRWRSRGGRNGKDRSYSRSRSRSHSREHNGRGNRRSYSRSYSRSRSPVSNRTGK
- the LOC117609624 gene encoding putative ATP-dependent RNA helicase DDX17 isoform X1, which codes for MGRYRSRSRDRDRRRRSRSRSRSRSPRDRRTWGNSGGRDRGGGRNSRGQPGANLRKPRWDLSRLEPFKKDFYVPNDAVQNRDPRIVEQYRSEKEITLKGKNIPNPVFTFEETGFPDYVLKEIKRQGFTEPTSIQAQGWPIALSGRDMVGIASTGSGKTLSYILPAIVHINSQPKLGRKDGPIALVLAPTRELAQQIQQVADDFGHTSGIRNTCLYGGAPKGAQARDLDGGVEIVIATPGRLLDFLESGRTNLKRCTYLVLDEADRMLDMGFEPQIRKIIEQIRPDRQTLMWSATWPKEVKNLAEDFLKDYAQINVGSLQLAANHNILQIIDVCQDYEKENKLSTLLKEIMAESENKTIVFIETKRRVDEITRKMKRDGWPAVCIHGDKTQQERDWVLQDFRSGKAPILVATDVAARGLDVEDVKFVINFDYPSCSEDYVHRIGRTGRRQKTGTAYTFFTPNNSNKANDLIQVLKEANQVINPKLLELADNKSGGYGRHRGGRNRWRSRGGRNGKDRSYSRSRSRSHSREHNGRGNRRSYSRSYSRSRSPVSNRTEVIGKSYWSSER